From the Ciconia boyciana chromosome 24, ASM3463844v1, whole genome shotgun sequence genome, one window contains:
- the FAM174C gene encoding protein FAM174C — protein sequence MLRPEPLCLLLLLLLLLHVGWAASPAPSATSSSLNGTEAPRAAAGNGTRPGPLPGSGLPVLKRAVYVLSALSALAALYFLLRAFRPRSEGPRNERKTQFRLKKPQRKKYGLLSNYDENIEMASFDSDEDTVFETRNLRR from the exons atGCTGCGGCCGGAGcccctctgccttctcctcctcctcctcctccttctgcacGTCGGCTGGGCCGCCTCCCCCGCTCCTTCAGCCACGTCGAGCTCGCTCAACGGCACGGAGGCgccgcgggcggccgcgggTAACGGGACGCGGCCGGGCCCGCTGCCGGGATCGGGGCTGCCGGTGCTGAAGCGGGCGGTGTACGTGCTGAGCGCCCTCTCGGCGCTGGCCGCGCTCTACTTCCTCCTGCGGGCGTTCCG CCCGAGATCAGAGGGACCCAGAAATGAGCGCAAAACTCAATTCAGGTTGAAGAAACCTCAGCGGAAGAAATATGGCCTCCTGTCGAATTACGATGAGAACATAGAGATGGCCTCGTTCGACAGCGACGAGGACACGGTGTTTGAAACAAGAAATCTGAGGCG atga
- the CIRBP gene encoding cold-inducible RNA-binding protein isoform X2, translating into MASDEGKLFVGGLSFDTNEQSLEQVFSKYGQISEVVVVKDRETQRSRGFGFVTFENIDDAKDAMMAMNGKSVDGRQIRVDQAGKSSENRSRGYRGGSSGGRGFFRGSRGRGRGFSRGGGERGYGGSRFDSRSGGYNGSRDYYNSRSQGGYGDRSSGGSYRDSYDSYATHNE; encoded by the exons ATGGCATCAGATGAGGGAAAACTCTTTGTCGGTGGACTGAGTTTTGACACCAATGAGCAGTCATTGGAACAAGTCTTTTCTAAATATGGACAAATTTCTGAAG TTGTTgtggtgaaagacagagagactCAGAGATCCAGAGGTTTTGGCTTTGTCACTTTTGAAAACATAGATGATGCTAAAGATGCAATGATGGCCATGAATGGAAAG tCTGTAGATGGACGTCAGATCAGAGTTGACCAGGCTGGAAAATCATCAGAGAACAGATCTCGTGGATACAGAGGGGGGTCTTCTGGGGGCAGAGGCTTTTTCCGTGGCAGCAGAGGTCGGGGCCGTGGCTTCTCTAGAG GAGGCGGAGAGAGAGGCTATGGCGGAAGCAGATTTGATTCCAGAAGTGGAGGATATAATGGCTCCAGAGACTACTATAATAGCAG GAGTCAAGGTGGCTATGGCGACAGGTCTTCAGGAGGATCCTACAGAGACAGTTATGACAGTTACG CTACACACAACGAGTAA
- the CIRBP gene encoding cold-inducible RNA-binding protein isoform X1, with protein MASDEGKLFVGGLSFDTNEQSLEQVFSKYGQISEVVVVKDRETQRSRGFGFVTFENIDDAKDAMMAMNGKSVDGRQIRVDQAGKSSENRSRGYRGGSSGGRGFFRGSRGRGRGFSRGGGERGYGGSRFDSRSGGYNGSRDYYNSSRSQGGYGDRSSGGSYRDSYDSYATHNE; from the exons ATGGCATCAGATGAGGGAAAACTCTTTGTCGGTGGACTGAGTTTTGACACCAATGAGCAGTCATTGGAACAAGTCTTTTCTAAATATGGACAAATTTCTGAAG TTGTTgtggtgaaagacagagagactCAGAGATCCAGAGGTTTTGGCTTTGTCACTTTTGAAAACATAGATGATGCTAAAGATGCAATGATGGCCATGAATGGAAAG tCTGTAGATGGACGTCAGATCAGAGTTGACCAGGCTGGAAAATCATCAGAGAACAGATCTCGTGGATACAGAGGGGGGTCTTCTGGGGGCAGAGGCTTTTTCCGTGGCAGCAGAGGTCGGGGCCGTGGCTTCTCTAGAG GAGGCGGAGAGAGAGGCTATGGCGGAAGCAGATTTGATTCCAGAAGTGGAGGATATAATGGCTCCAGAGACTACTATAATAGCAG CAGGAGTCAAGGTGGCTATGGCGACAGGTCTTCAGGAGGATCCTACAGAGACAGTTATGACAGTTACG CTACACACAACGAGTAA